In Acipenser ruthenus chromosome 1, fAciRut3.2 maternal haplotype, whole genome shotgun sequence, the genomic stretch GCTGAAATGTCACCAGAGAGGTTGTTGACAAACAATACGTCATTGTGTGGTGCTAAGTTACATATATCAGTAAATACAGTGGATATTGAAACCTCAAATAATGTGTTTACATTAAATAGAAAAGAATATACTTCCTGGTTTAGTAGTAGGTGACAATAACTTTCATGACTGAGGATGGGCTGCCTATTAAAACACTTGTTTCCAATGTGTTTATATTAGACCATCTGAGGATAACATATGTTGTTACATACTGAACAGTGATGCATTATTGgaaatgggggggaaaaaagctattttatttcaaatgcaaTCCTGTCTGGGTCATTCCATGACAAGTGGTAGCAAGGAGGTGGCTGACCCGACTTGTGGTTGTGCTGTATTTTTGATTTAAGAAATGGATTCTACTGTATTAACATGCAATGCAATGCCGTTTATCTGCCAAGGAGATGCATATTATTGATGAGAGGGCTACCGTGGAGGACAATCCTGTGTGTTCTTCCATTTATAATATGTCACACTTTTATATTTTTACCTACATCTTGATAAGCGCCCACAGTAGGCTTCTTAAACCAGGCTTCTTGTAAAAGATACGCCTGATTGAGTCATCTAAGCTATGTCTTATAAACTGCTCAGAATTTGAAACAAGaaattcttcatttaaaaaatatagttttgtaaaatacatttcaacacattttttataaaaaaaaatgtaactgtacAAATGtaagatgactttttttttctagtgtAAAGTACACAGTTTTGTTACCGAAGGATTGCAATTTCTTACCTTACAACTTGCTGCTCTTCTTCACCTGCTTATTTGGTGCGGTGTGCTTTGTCGTGACACGGGATGCTTTGCTTTTGTCTACAAAAAGCATATCTTGTGTTTTCAAGCAAACCCAGTTGGGTCAACCGCAGTTCTTGTGAAAACCGGACCTCTTGATTTGTGGTGGATGTGACAGGAAAGCACTACTTacctgctgtttttgtttgtttatttttttcccagtgcTGTAGTTGATCAACATCTCATGGTTCCAGCATGCCACAGAAGCTGCTAAAGAGTGCCCATTACATAGAGCTGGGGAGCTATCAGTACTGGCCAGTGCTAGTTCCAAGAGGGATACGTTTGTACACATATGAACAGATTCCTGTGTTCCTGAAAGAAAACCCCTACATCACAGATGGGTACAGGGCATATTTACCTTCTAGGCTGTGCTTAAAAAGGTGAGTTGTATAGTAGTGTCTATTTACTGACCATTGTTCTTTTTGTTGCCTGTATTATCGCTGGTAGATGTGATCTTTAGGTAGTATAAAAACCTCCTAGGATTAAGTggtttatatacatatttatacaaGTGATTTCTAGCATTGGATAGCTTTTAAAGAGATACAGAACATTTTTTTACCTCTCATTTTTGGGATTTagcttgcattcattcaaatccaacaacagaataACCAGGCAAATTGCAAATTACGCTActttgctaagcagatgcagagcttcaTCCAAGAAAAGTAATTCTCTGATTTAGCTGTTTAATTTAGGGTTATACATACTTTTGCTTCCATGCATTGTACGTTTTACAATGGTTCATATATCCTGTAACGTTATTTgccctaatcttggactacctactgTAATGTTACCAAAGGTAAGGTATTTAAAAGGTAAGGTATTAGTACTTTTGAGGGTCTGTGTAACCAGCCAAACATAAATTAACACATTGAGCGTGGGTAGGAGTGGGATGTGTATGGAAGAGAACATTTTGGAATTAGATAATTGCATCTTAGTTGGTATtgtaagaaattattttaaaaaaaagtaaatattcaTGTGTTGTTTACTGAACCTGATCAGAATGTCAGTGGAGACCGAGCTAATTAAGCTTGTGTTCCCATTTCAGTCTCTTCATCCTGTCCAATGAAACGGTGAATATCTGGAGTCACCTCATGGGCTTCTTCCTCTTTTTCACCCTGGGGGTCTATGATATGTCAGCAGTGCTGCCTGCAGCCGGGGCCTCCAGGGAAGACTATGTCATCTACTCCATCGGCCTCTTCTGCTTTCAGGTGCTTTTACTTATTTGACTGCTCTTAGCATTAATCCTCCATGACTTACCACCCACTACCCGATGCACCATTCTTTAGCTGTACTTTCCACCCTAATTATATTCTAGTTAAGTAAGATCTCAGAAGTGTTGTACCTGGTTAGTGCTCTGATCAGAAACTTTCAAGGAACACCTAGAAGAGGTGCTGGTATTGATGTGGCTAGCGTCTGATAGAACGTATGCACTTTGTCTCTGTCCAGGTGTGCATGCTTTGCTCAGTGGGGTATCACCTGTTCTGCTGCCATCGCTCAGAGAAAACAAGCCGCCGCTGGATGGCATTAGACTACGCCGGCATCTCCATCGGAATCCTTGGCTGTTACGTTCCAGGGGTTTTCTACGCCTTTTATTGTAATGATGTAAGTTTTTAAATTTCAGCCATAACTTTTAGACACTAAATCATAAAATATAAGTAGTACTACTGAATACAATTTCATTCAGAATGTTTAGGATTTTTAAGTAcactttaaggattttttttcaaacaaatgtttttaaagagcgtttataaaatgtttaattatCTGATAACCCatacaaacttgatttaattaatcaaaatgggcttaacaaatgtttttaataaaaattgtGCTTTTTACACATTATTGAGTAACATGGTATTTAATATATAACCCTAAATGCTTGAAATACTCCATACAATATAGGGCTGGACGATAATTACATTTTCACTTATCgattatcggctgtaaattatcacgataatcacaATTATCggcttaataaataaaatatgtaacatTTCTTGGAATTGatcaaatttaaagctatataaATACTTGAGCAACATGAAAACTGCTTCTACAAGTCACTGCgtttaaaagaaatacaactaGACAGTTTTCAAAGACAAGCCcttttaataaaagttatgaaacaatggttggttacaagaaagcaaaaataatacagtcaaatgtgtttgtttagtagCTTTTCAAAATATAGTCTGCTCAgtaaaaaaagtgtttcaaaaatGCTTTCCAGTTCATGCAAATTCTGaattgcgattaaaaaatatcagctgTTGAACACTGAGTCACTATCAATCCACATCCACTGAATAGCCTTAAGTTTCAGACTAAACAATACTTGCAAGCTATAGGTGTTTctgtttaagaaaagaaaaaacaatgctACAGTATTTATAGTACTCGTGTCTGTAGttttcaaataaagaaacaaaaaagtaagTTTACGCTAATATTAAATGccataagggtttttttttttgcactgagaACAGCAGTTACATTTAATGTACGTTAAACTTAAAATTATTATAGGAAAAAGGTCCACTTTTCTACagtacagggcttgaatttcatttttgtgtgcttgagaaatttcccccctatgctccagccaatgggggggggggggggggggggtgatggcaAAAAAAAGGGACTATTGCATATAAAAAGCTATTTTAACTTATCTTATCACTCACAGTGGTGTTGCTTCAGGTAAGTAATTTGTATTgcatatattgtattgcatatatTAATGTGAGTGACTTAAGTCTGCTCAACAAAACCTCTGCATGCATCTACTGTTCTATTTATCTGGTTGTATGGAATTAAATATTCCAAAAAACATCCTACCTTTTTTCCTGAAATCGAGTGTCCATCAATGCACCATAGcaaaactgtaaatcctttgcaactgtgaATTTCAAGTAATATGAAACTACATACAGTCTCTGAAATGTAAACATCTAAAGCCTATGTACATCCTTCATTTCTTCAGTTTATTTTACAGCTTCATTGTTTGtcctcttctctttttcatttgTTTCCATTTTGCAGCTGCCCTGAAATCAAAGTTCTCTCTGGAAGGGCTGAGTTCTGAAATGATCATCAGGTTGTCAATGTTATGATTGTTCAGCGAATTGCGGGAATTTAGATTTCACTCTGTTCTGAGTACTGAATCCACGCTCACAGGAGACACATGCAACAGGGAGGACCATTGCTATTTGAACAAGCTTTTCAATCTCTTGAAAGACTCCATTATGTTCACTCAGCACAGTCTCTGCAAACTGTTGAAAAGACATTAACGAGTATGTGTCATTTGAGACCATAATCTGTAAACTCTGATGTAACAACCTCTGCACATACAGTAGTGGTGAAGTGTTTCCTGGCCATACTGGCTAAACTCCTCTTCAGCTGACTGTTTTGCAGCCAGTGTTCTCCTTGGCTCTAAAACAGAAAACCAGGTGAGAAGATGCATGTTATCAGCAGGGAAACGTCGCTCAGTTTAATCAATTAAAGAGCTCACATATCTGCTCTTCACATTATCAAAAGCTGGCTTTTTAGTGTGGCAATCAAACCGTTTGTCTCCTTTAAACTTATTACCTTCAAGGGAGTTAAAGAATTCCTGCTCTGAGGCTCCAGGATTAACTATTAAATCTCTCAGTGCTTCTTCAGTACCATGTACCACTGGCTGTACAGTGGAAAAATCTAAGCTTTGCCTTTTGTAAATGCTTGGAGAGAAGAACAATGTGCGTTAATACATCCATCATTAAATGACAAAGGGCCACACAATTAAACTACCTTGCTGAATTTAGCAGACCTTTGGCTTTGTCTGAATCCTGAGTGTGGGAGGCAGCAATGTGTTCCAGTACATCTCTCAGGGATTTCAGTGTTCTGCACACTactgaaacagcgctgtgaactGACAGCCATCGCACTGCATGTGGCTGGGTAAGCTTTAATGTGGGTTCCTCCCAATTGTCTCGCAACTCATGCAGCTTATTGCTCCTTACAGCCAaactactaaaataaattaaaatggacctgctggaatttttttttacctgtactgCCGAGTTCACTGGCACTCTGCGAAAGcctgtgtgctgtacagtgcaCTCCTGCTAATTTTGAATTGTATTCTTGCCTCAGTTTTTGCACTAATCCCTGGCGGCATCCTGTCATAACTGCAGCTCCATCAGTACACACTGCTACAAGGTTGCTCCCATCTATGCCTTTCTTACTAAGTAACTTGTTAACTTCTTGAAAAATGGTTTCTGCCTTTCCATCCATAActtccacattattattattattatttatttcttagcagactcccttatccagggcgacttacaattgttacaagatatcacattattttttcatacaattacccatttatacagttgggtttttactggagcaatctaggtaaagtaccttgctcaagggtacagcagcagtgtccaccacctgggattgaacccaaaaccttccggtcaagagtccagagccctaaccactactccacactgctgccgttaCTGTAAAATTTTGTACAAGGTTTATTGTTCACTATGTACTGGACATAAGTATCTTTTTTTGCCTTTCCCTTCACTGCTgtcgttttgtttttgtacattctGCAGTGGTTTCATTTAACGGCTctgtcaaacttttttttcctgCAGCAGAAGAATCGGCTGCCTCGTCGGTACaagttgcttttctttttaaccagcgcgcctatttctttttttttaaagcgaaagtcaccgcttgcaaaacaacgcCTAGATTTAacagtctttttgttttgtttttttcaaaactgtttacttactgcagtgtactgagtttctatagtGCTTCAAGATGGCGGGTGAGAATCACGTGCGAGAGAATAAAATCTCGTGGCTTTTAAAATATCCagcattacttttatttatttatttgtttatttatttattttatccagcactactcagaatgcggctcatagtgctttcgtcactgacacccacatccttagagattgttgtagcgttttaATTAGGCATtgtaaattgggtgaaaaatacagcagcttgcagtcttaaaatatctctgcaggattttcctgcactgaaagttgcagatatgtgaGAGCAAATTAGAAAATGCGCGATTCcgtgctgaaattcaagccctgcagtAATTTACAGAGagctacatatttttattttacaagtacCAAATATTGTGATTTTATGTTAGAAAACCTGTCTTGCTTTGCCAGTGCAAAATTTAGGATCAAAATTAAACCATGATGTAAAGTTAAAAGCAAGCATactgtttaaaatcaataattACATACAACTTACATGTATCAACTTATGGCTGCATATCCTTGCACATAAAGCAAGCAGTGGCATTTGTAATATGAGTGTGTTTCGGGTGATCCTTGATATATTTTGATTACGTTCTGGAAACTTGTTAATATTGTGTTTGAACTTCTCTGCTCGGATTTcactgggtgttttttttttttttttttttaactctgtcaAGGAATTGTCCATTTTACAGTACCTATAACTTACCATGTACAGTATAAATTCTGTCACTTCACAAGCCTTACGTTTCACTATAAGAAAGACACAcgctatggtaaacttgtattttgttttgtagttagaTAAGTACAATTGATTGCTTTACTCCATGTTTTGATCTTGTACGTCTGATTTTAGTTTCCAACTTCTCCATGATTTTGGCTCACCTTTCCGTTATTGCTCGCTGCTTTTCCTAAGACTCACATGTTTCCATCATGTTGGAAgttgaaaggctaaaatatgaaCTGAAAGCGTGAGTGCAAGAGCAAAACAAATAACAGACAATTGTGCTTCATGAACTAGACTACTACACGACAAtacctttaaaaacaaatgcacatttaccATAATATGGGCATCTATCTTATTGGAAAATATGGGAACTGCAAAGTGACAGTAATTCATATTAGGATTTACTGAAATTATTTGGTTAGCTGGATGTGCTTTTGGATAGTTAAATGAGTCCTTATGGAAGAAAGGAAATCTGAATAAATTAGTATTTGCAgttaattacattacattttaatgtggTGCTTGGAGGTGCTTCTGTACTGTATGTTCATATTCTCTTTGCAAATCTGAAGATAACTTGCCATAGAATGTGCTGAAATCTGCTGCAATAAAAACCAGATGGCAGTGTTCATAGACCATCCCTTACTCCTGTTCCTCACCATATGACATTCACATGTGACTGAGCTATCTGTAGCCCAAGTGCCAAGCGTTTATTATTGCATGTAGGCAAATGTGCATCAGCCGTTTTtctaattcatttaaaaatcagAGGTATAAATGTGAATTTTCTGTCTTTCTTCAACCTAGTGCAGGTTTTGTTCTAGGTAATTGGTCATAGATCTAGCTGTTCCTTTTAATCCTGAATTTTCCCTTTTGTTTATCTGCTCAGTTTGGGCTGCTTTAACATGTCCAGGCTTTTTAAACATGTTCTTTTATGCTCTTCCAGTCACTGCTGTTTTAATCTGCTTATGTACTTACTTCAGTACACATGtagaatgctttttttaaaaaaaaaaacaagatgctgCAATGCTGGGTGTTCAAGAAAGTCATATTAGCAGATTTCCGTTACTGTAATCAATGCTCAACCCTCAATTATTGTGTAacctcattttaaaaccttgacTGAGGTGCACAGTCAAGGTTAAATACATGGCTTTCCAGATGGGTTGCAGGTAAATGAGAAGGGGCAGTTTAAAAAGGTGTCTAGGCAATGAAATTGACCTTGACCTCATCTACCAGCAGTCTAACATACAATCTGCCATGGTCACAGGATGCAATGTAGGTAAGGTTGAGGatagaaatatgttttttgaGGTAACTCTTCACTTGCTTTATTTAACTCCatgcttacaaaacaaaaataataatctgtgtcATAGCAGGAAACGTTTAGCCTACTTTCTGTGTCATGTTCATTCCAAGAATTGAAACTTCACAGCCTCCATGTTACCTGCTTATTGATGTTTATTAGGTCACTTCCTTGATCAAGGCAGATTTCTGTCTGGGGTTCCTGTTTAAAATAACAGGACTAATTCCTGTGACATAGGGATGGCTTTGTTGACGCACCAAGCACCAGAGGATTAGCTGTGATTAGTGAAgactggtaattttttttttggttccgaCTCCTCTTGTTTTGGGTCACATATAAGTAGAGAAATGATGTCAATATAACCAGTGGCAATAGAATGAGGCTTGTAAAGATGCCAAGAAATGAAGAGCAAGTTCTAGCAGGCGTGCCATCATCTTCAgagttgcatttaaaatgtattcacaaaacaaaaacaggtagCGAGTCCTGAGAGAACTAAAGATGCCTGATGGATGGCGCCACAACATTTGGAGCCTAGTAACGCAGCgacagaaaatacattttcttccaAGCAAATCTAAAAATGTTACTTGAATGCAATAATATTTTTATACTAACCAGGATTAAGACACTCACTGTAATTAGTACATTGTAGATACAGACTGATAAAGTCAATGTATTTCTATCCCAACGGAAAATGGTGTGTTGGGTaagaaaaaagcagaaaaaaaatgtgtgctcCTTTTACAGAGCTATGGCTGAAGTTGCTACAGTGCACTGAAAGAAATGTACAacataaacaaatcaatgaaatcTTTGTCGTCTTCTGTATTCACAATTTCCCAGGAGAGAGATTACAGAAAAATTGTGCAAACATGAACACACTTTGCTGCACAATGCAATTTCAATAAGTACAGTATACAATGGAAAATCTCATTACCTGCACCTGTGTGAAGGTGAGCCAAGCCTCTTGCACTAGCAGAGTCACACCTTAAACAGTCTCAACGGAGTATACGACAAAGGAATGTGTCAGTACGAGGCATAGTGCTACAGAAGATAAAAATGCTCATTCCCATGAAGGCAAACTAAGATCATGCAAGCAGTGACTGATCACTCTAACCGCTGTATTATCTACAGTGGCTTGTCTGGTAggaaatacaaaatcacattCGATTTTTTGGTAACTTGGCCCTTGTTGTAGATCTCGCATTGTTTTCGTGAAAAGGCTATgcttatttatgtttgtttagtcTATATTGAATCAAACTAATAATGGTTAGTTGTGGTGCAGTGATGTTTAGATCAACCACAGTTTAGAAGATCAATAAAATAGACTCctatacaattttgtatgtagTAATGCAACTCAGATTATCAAAGCGGTCCTCCGGCCACACACCTTAAATCAGATATAGAGACCTATGTGATGTGCAGCCagtgaaattaaacaaacatactGCTTGTCCTTCTTTAACGTGTGCCAtctttattccttttttttttttacagtactggcGGCAAGTGTATCTGATCACAGTATTGGCCATGATCCTAGCGGTCTTCTTTGCCCAGATTCACCCCCATTACCTCACCCAGCAGTGGCACAGACTGCGCTCTGTCATCTTCTGCTCTGTTGCTGGCTATGGAGTCATACCAACCATCCACTGGGTTTGGCTAAATGGAGGCTTTAGTGCCCTTATTGTCCAGGTAAAGGGCATCTTCATTACTTTGTAATTTGCAcgctttgtactttgtattgtcaaattgaaatataaaaatggTAGCGGTTAACACAAACCCCAAACCCTCAATTCTGCCTGAAAGCCTTCCAATCAACATTATTGTATTAAGACCACCAGAAACATCTCAATATaaactgcagtgtcccacaatggTGTTCagttgtactgtacaatatatatctttttggtttctgtttactCCATTGTTCCCTAGTTTAGCTTCCACTCTGTTATCTGAAAGGTAATTCacattcatgtttgtttttctaaaggTAGTTGTAGGGCACAAGATTCCACAGTCCTTAAGAACAGCCTGCCACTACACCAGTCAGTAAGCCCAATAGGCATGCTCCTTCATCTACACGCAAGTCAATGTGATGTTATATAAATGCTATCGTCAAGCTCCGAAAAAAGAGCATTCAatcaaatgtacattttttgaCAGTTTACAGAAGAGATTCCGACCTGTAGTCAGCAGGTACATTTCAGGTGGTCCCTGAATAATTCACTATCAAATtaacacttttattattatttttttatttaatatctcAGTCCTAGCACTATCGTCTTTCCTGAGTATCAGAAGAAAAGTGTGTTACATTTCCAGATCGAATTTTGCTGTTTCTTTGGCAGGAGTTTGTCCCTCGTGTTCTAGTGATGTATCTGATTGCTGCTGCTGCCTTTCTCTTCTACATTTCCAAAGTCCCAGAAAGGTATTTTCCAGGTATGGTATCACTTTAAACATTTCTAATCCAAAGATACTGCATTCATTGAAAGTTTTTTACGCAATCAGAAAATGATGGATCTATGTCATGACACATTGCttttaatacaaaacatttttccTATTTGTACAGGCCAGTTGAATTACCTTGGATCAAGTCATCAAGTATGGCACATCCTGGTGGTGCTGATGTTTTACTGGTGGTACCAGTCTGCAGTGTACATCATGAAGTACAGACacagccagccctgccctgtgTACCCAATGCACGCCTAACACTGGAAGGAAC encodes the following:
- the LOC117403873 gene encoding progestin and adipoQ receptor family member 3 isoform X1, translated to MPQKLLKSAHYIELGSYQYWPVLVPRGIRLYTYEQIPVFLKENPYITDGYRAYLPSRLCLKSLFILSNETVNIWSHLMGFFLFFTLGVYDMSAVLPAAGASREDYVIYSIGLFCFQVCMLCSVGYHLFCCHRSEKTSRRWMALDYAGISIGILGCYVPGVFYAFYCNDYWRQVYLITVLAMILAVFFAQIHPHYLTQQWHRLRSVIFCSVAGYGVIPTIHWVWLNGGFSALIVQEFVPRVLVMYLIAAAAFLFYISKVPERYFPGQLNYLGSSHQVWHILVVLMFYWWYQSAVYIMKYRHSQPCPVYPMHA
- the LOC117403873 gene encoding progestin and adipoQ receptor family member 3 isoform X2 → MPQKLLKSAHYIELGSYQYWPVLVPRGIRLYTYEQIPVFLKENPYITDGYRAYLPSRLCLKSLFILSNETVNIWSHLMGFFLFFTLGVYDMSAVLPAAGASREDYVIYSIGLFCFQVCMLCSVGYHLFCCHRSEKTSRRWMALDYAGISIGILGCYVPGVFYAFYCNDYWRQVYLITVLAMILAVFFAQIHPHYLTQQWHRLRSVIFCSVAGYGVIPTIHWVWLNGGFSALIVQVVVGHKIPQSLRTACHYTSQ